The Bacillota bacterium genome includes a region encoding these proteins:
- the bioF gene encoding 8-amino-7-oxononanoate synthase, translating to MKFIKEELCYLERHDLYRRLNTMDDSQASRTVVNGQSCLLFSSNNYLGLTEHPRLKAAAMEAIERWGTGAGGSRLTTGNLKLHKELENIIARFKNAPAAIVFNTGYMANLGAITALAGKEDIIFSDELNHASIIDGCRLSRAKAKIFPHKDTTALEKLLQQAHGYRRRLIVTDGVFSMDGDLAPLPRLVELAEEYNALLMVDDAHATGVLGRRGAGTADHFGLEGKVHIQMGTLSKAVGSVGGYIAGSRELIDYLRNKARSFIFSTALPPSVIASAMEAFQIIRDNPKILQDLHFNAQYLRTGLKQMGFSILAEESPIIPVFIGDADKTMQMAEKLFSLGVFAPGIRPPTVPPGTSRVRVTVMATHIREDLDRCLAAFARAGQEVGII from the coding sequence ATGAAATTCATCAAAGAAGAACTGTGTTATCTTGAGCGGCATGACCTCTACCGCCGGCTGAATACAATGGACGATTCCCAGGCTTCCCGCACGGTGGTTAACGGTCAAAGCTGCCTATTGTTTTCCTCCAATAACTACCTGGGGCTTACCGAGCATCCCCGGCTAAAAGCAGCAGCCATGGAGGCCATAGAACGCTGGGGCACCGGTGCAGGGGGATCACGTTTAACCACCGGCAATTTAAAGCTGCATAAAGAACTGGAGAATATCATTGCCCGCTTTAAAAATGCTCCGGCAGCCATAGTTTTCAATACGGGGTACATGGCCAACCTGGGAGCGATAACCGCTCTGGCCGGAAAAGAAGATATCATCTTCAGCGATGAGCTTAATCATGCCAGTATTATCGACGGGTGCCGGCTCAGTCGAGCGAAAGCTAAGATTTTCCCTCATAAAGATACCACCGCCCTGGAAAAATTGCTGCAGCAGGCCCACGGTTACCGCCGGCGTCTTATCGTAACCGATGGGGTTTTCAGCATGGACGGCGACCTGGCCCCGCTGCCCCGGCTGGTGGAACTGGCCGAAGAATACAACGCCTTGTTGATGGTGGATGATGCCCATGCCACCGGAGTTTTGGGGCGCCGGGGTGCGGGAACGGCGGATCATTTTGGCCTGGAAGGCAAGGTTCATATACAAATGGGAACCTTGAGCAAGGCAGTGGGCAGTGTCGGCGGTTATATTGCCGGTTCCCGCGAACTAATTGACTATCTTAGAAACAAAGCACGCAGCTTCATTTTTTCCACAGCCCTGCCCCCGTCTGTAATTGCTTCTGCCATGGAAGCCTTTCAGATAATCCGGGATAATCCTAAAATTTTGCAGGACTTGCATTTTAATGCCCAGTACCTAAGGACTGGGCTTAAACAAATGGGTTTTTCCATTTTAGCTGAAGAATCGCCCATAATACCCGTTTTCATAGGTGATGCGGACAAAACCATGCAAATGGCAGAAAAACTATTTTCCCTGGGCGTCTTTGCTCCGGGGATAAGACCGCCCACGGTGCCGCCGGGTACCAGCAGGGTCAGGGTTACGGTAATGGCCACCCATATCCGGGAAGATCTGGACAGGTGCCTTGCCGCCTTTGCCCGGGCAGGTCAAGAGGTGGGGATCATCTGA
- the bioD gene encoding dethiobiotin synthase gives MRGFFITGTDTGVGKTACTAGLAANLKQRGFDVGIMKPVQTGSEKTCNGLVSVDALFTMIVAEISDPVELVSPYRLEPPLAPSIAAQISGVNIEVHKIDHAYRELCKRHRFMLVEGAGGIMVPVTGRFLMADLVKMLNLPVLIVARPGLGTVNHTLLTIEYAKSRDIQVAGIIINGLNESEAGPAEKTNPGLIEELSGVPVVGIIPYDADLDVDTYKPGRITELVGAGINWEKMSLPGPEGDNHGCKGN, from the coding sequence ATGCGGGGTTTCTTTATTACCGGTACCGACACCGGTGTGGGGAAGACGGCCTGTACTGCGGGGCTGGCGGCCAACCTTAAACAAAGAGGGTTTGACGTGGGCATTATGAAACCCGTGCAGACAGGAAGTGAAAAAACCTGTAACGGCCTGGTTTCCGTTGACGCCCTGTTTACCATGATAGTGGCTGAAATAAGTGATCCCGTGGAATTGGTGAGCCCCTACCGGTTGGAACCGCCTCTGGCCCCATCCATAGCCGCCCAGATTTCCGGGGTTAATATTGAAGTACATAAAATAGACCATGCCTACCGGGAATTATGCAAGCGGCACCGGTTTATGCTGGTGGAAGGGGCCGGCGGAATCATGGTGCCGGTAACGGGCAGGTTTTTGATGGCTGACCTGGTAAAGATGCTTAACCTGCCGGTTTTGATTGTGGCTAGACCCGGCCTGGGGACGGTAAACCATACCCTGCTCACTATAGAATACGCTAAATCCAGGGACATTCAGGTGGCCGGAATTATCATCAACGGGCTCAATGAAAGTGAAGCCGGCCCGGCGGAGAAAACCAACCCGGGTTTAATTGAAGAGTTATCCGGAGTCCCGGTGGTGGGAATCATTCCTTATGATGCTGATTTAGATGTTGATACATATAAACCGGGCCGGATAACCGAACTGGTGGGGGCGGGAATCAATTGGGAAAAGATGTCCCTTCCCGGGCCCGAGGGGGATAACCATGGATGTAAGGGAAATTGA
- a CDS encoding 3-oxoacyl-ACP reductase FabG encodes MENHSQVALVTGGARGIGAAIVHKLAAGGFNVVINYKNSSQAANQLAQEVTSRYKIKALPCRADVFLSGDVAEMISRVKEEWGRIDVLVNNAGIARDALLARMTEDDWDQVINTNLKGVFNCTKAVLKTMQKQCRGRVINIASVVGQKGQMGQSNYAAAKAGVIAFSKSLALELARWDIKVNVVVPCFTETDMTAKLSAGARERILAHIPSGRPGSPQDVANMVNFLTSEEAGYISGQVFNVDCRVV; translated from the coding sequence ATGGAAAACCACTCTCAAGTGGCTCTGGTAACAGGTGGCGCCCGTGGTATAGGAGCGGCCATTGTACATAAGCTGGCCGCCGGCGGGTTTAATGTGGTCATAAATTATAAAAACAGCAGCCAGGCAGCTAATCAACTGGCACAGGAGGTTACCTCTCGGTATAAGATAAAGGCTTTACCCTGCCGGGCCGATGTTTTCCTTTCCGGTGATGTTGCGGAAATGATAAGCCGGGTTAAGGAAGAGTGGGGGCGCATAGATGTGCTGGTAAACAATGCCGGTATTGCCCGGGACGCCCTGCTGGCCAGGATGACGGAAGATGACTGGGATCAAGTGATAAACACCAACTTAAAAGGTGTCTTCAACTGTACTAAAGCCGTCCTGAAAACAATGCAGAAACAGTGCCGGGGGCGCGTAATCAACATAGCTTCGGTGGTGGGACAAAAAGGGCAAATGGGCCAGTCCAATTACGCCGCGGCAAAGGCCGGTGTTATTGCCTTCAGCAAGTCGCTGGCCCTGGAGCTAGCCCGCTGGGACATAAAGGTTAACGTGGTGGTTCCCTGTTTCACTGAAACCGACATGACCGCAAAACTGTCTGCCGGGGCCAGGGAAAGAATACTGGCACATATTCCCTCAGGCCGTCCCGGGAGCCCGCAGGATGTGGCTAACATGGTTAATTTCCTTACTTCCGAAGAGGCGGGCTATATTTCGGGCCAGGTCTTCAACGTTGACTGCCGGGTGGTGTAA
- a CDS encoding methyl-accepting chemotaxis protein has product MSSLKSKVDGMPEKLLKVKFGLNSKVALAVILTILISSPISQFINMQLMKFNFFSGTIATYTTSLVNLIVTVCVMLFFCRRFILRHVRELLAKIDEMASQEGDLTQRIEIHTGDELEALGKATNRLIDSMTVIITEIRNNSDQLASHSREMASSSEEVSAAVEEVASTTGDLASTSDQGAENAGAAARESEQVQQVAEDGNNAVKETVEKINSISHASQTVATAIKKLGEQSGHIGEISNTITNIADQTNLLALNAAIEAARAGEHGRGFAVVAEEVRKLAEQAAGAAGDITGLIEKIQVGVDEAVTAMDSGVAEVEEGVQVAEKARSALDQIIRAVEKNTKLIKDVAAGVDRINDGSQQLSASGQQITSTVQQVSSVAQEVAGIADTLHNTVARFKIEK; this is encoded by the coding sequence ATGAGCAGTTTAAAAAGCAAAGTTGACGGCATGCCGGAAAAGTTGTTAAAAGTTAAGTTCGGCTTAAACTCGAAGGTTGCCCTGGCAGTAATACTTACTATACTGATAAGTTCTCCCATATCACAATTCATTAATATGCAACTAATGAAATTTAATTTTTTCTCCGGCACTATTGCTACTTATACTACCTCACTGGTAAACCTCATAGTCACAGTGTGTGTGATGTTGTTTTTTTGCAGACGGTTTATCCTGCGTCACGTGAGGGAATTGTTGGCTAAGATAGATGAAATGGCGAGTCAGGAAGGTGACCTGACCCAGCGTATTGAGATCCATACCGGCGACGAACTGGAAGCGCTGGGTAAGGCCACCAACCGCTTGATAGACTCCATGACCGTAATCATAACGGAAATACGGAACAACTCTGATCAACTGGCATCCCACAGCCGGGAAATGGCTTCCTCCAGTGAAGAGGTGAGTGCCGCCGTGGAAGAAGTAGCCAGTACCACCGGTGATCTGGCGTCCACCTCCGATCAGGGGGCGGAAAACGCCGGGGCAGCGGCCCGGGAGTCCGAGCAGGTACAGCAGGTGGCCGAGGATGGCAATAACGCGGTGAAAGAAACGGTGGAAAAGATAAACTCCATTTCTCACGCGTCCCAGACCGTGGCTACAGCCATTAAAAAACTGGGTGAGCAGTCCGGTCATATCGGAGAAATTAGCAACACTATAACCAACATCGCCGACCAAACCAACCTATTGGCCCTTAACGCAGCCATTGAAGCGGCACGTGCCGGGGAACACGGCCGCGGATTTGCCGTGGTGGCTGAGGAGGTGCGCAAGCTCGCCGAACAAGCGGCAGGAGCTGCCGGAGACATTACCGGGCTTATTGAGAAGATACAGGTGGGGGTAGATGAAGCGGTAACGGCCATGGACAGTGGAGTGGCAGAGGTGGAAGAAGGAGTTCAAGTAGCCGAAAAGGCCCGTTCTGCCCTGGATCAGATTATCAGGGCGGTGGAAAAAAACACTAAATTAATCAAGGACGTGGCGGCGGGAGTTGACCGGATAAACGACGGAAGTCAACAGCTTTCAGCCTCCGGCCAGCAAATCACCTCCACCGTCCAGCAGGTGTCCAGCGTGGCTCAGGAAGTTGCCGGTATTGCGGATACCTTACATAATACCGTTGCCCGGTTTAAGATTGAGAAATAA
- a CDS encoding sigma-54-dependent Fis family transcriptional regulator: MNILLVKENCSNRSYLGKLLREKGFCVAECGSGREALETFSAGKFDMVLSDVKMPKMDGIHLLHELSALTRNLDMVLFTGHSELKIALEALQAGASDYLLKPFNITELLAVIERVSKRRADIQKDKDKSKKSKRGAGGVAGQPKSRSNHWEIADSWNGVTGKVYAISNVMKDIFAKAEKLHTDRSIPVLIQGETGTGKELVAKHIHHGSGIDPAPFIDINCAALNSTIFESELFGYEPGAFTGGLPKGQKGKLDMARGGTIFLDEISELSVGLQAKLLRFIQEKEFYRVGGLKKIKADVRIICATNEDIEKKVWEGAFRKDLFYRINLGRILIPPLKERTTEILPLAEAFLKEISAQRGKSFERITDPAAKIMLSYNWPGNVRELRNTIEWVVFMYNDTKVEPGYLDKMHFLKQSPGSPLKTGDSLYVDLNTLHLPEGSLDLESLFNRIIIEALNKHRGNKAQTARYLGISRHSLYTRLEKIKRQKK; this comes from the coding sequence TTGAACATTTTACTGGTAAAAGAAAACTGCAGTAACCGCTCCTATTTGGGAAAGCTCTTGCGGGAAAAAGGTTTCTGTGTGGCCGAGTGCGGTAGTGGCCGTGAGGCCTTAGAGACATTTAGCGCGGGAAAATTTGATATGGTTCTTTCCGACGTTAAGATGCCAAAAATGGATGGTATTCACCTTTTACATGAACTGTCTGCGTTGACCCGGAATTTGGATATGGTGCTCTTTACGGGGCACAGTGAACTTAAGATAGCCCTTGAGGCCCTACAAGCCGGGGCCTCTGATTATTTATTAAAACCTTTTAACATAACCGAACTGTTGGCAGTGATAGAACGGGTTTCCAAGCGCCGTGCGGACATTCAAAAGGACAAGGATAAGAGTAAAAAATCAAAGAGGGGTGCCGGGGGTGTCGCCGGCCAACCTAAGAGTAGATCAAACCACTGGGAAATAGCAGATTCCTGGAATGGGGTAACCGGAAAAGTATATGCTATTTCGAATGTTATGAAAGATATTTTTGCCAAGGCCGAAAAGCTGCACACTGATCGTTCCATACCGGTTTTGATTCAAGGTGAGACGGGTACAGGCAAAGAATTGGTGGCTAAACACATCCACCACGGCAGCGGCATTGATCCTGCACCATTTATCGATATTAACTGTGCCGCGCTTAATTCCACTATCTTTGAGAGCGAGCTTTTCGGTTACGAGCCAGGAGCCTTTACGGGGGGACTCCCCAAAGGACAAAAGGGGAAATTAGATATGGCCCGAGGAGGAACAATTTTCCTGGACGAAATATCCGAGTTGTCTGTTGGCCTGCAGGCCAAGTTACTGCGCTTTATACAGGAAAAGGAGTTTTACCGGGTGGGCGGTCTTAAGAAAATAAAGGCCGATGTAAGAATTATTTGTGCAACCAATGAGGATATTGAGAAAAAGGTGTGGGAAGGAGCCTTTAGAAAGGACCTTTTCTACCGGATTAATCTTGGTCGAATATTAATCCCTCCGTTAAAAGAGCGCACGACAGAAATATTACCCCTGGCAGAGGCGTTTTTAAAGGAGATTTCCGCCCAAAGGGGTAAAAGCTTTGAAAGAATAACCGACCCTGCAGCAAAGATAATGCTGTCTTACAACTGGCCCGGTAACGTAAGGGAGCTTAGAAATACCATAGAATGGGTGGTATTTATGTACAACGATACTAAAGTCGAGCCCGGTTACCTGGATAAAATGCATTTTCTTAAACAGAGTCCAGGCAGCCCTTTGAAAACCGGTGATTCTTTGTATGTAGATTTAAATACGCTACACCTGCCGGAAGGAAGTCTGGACTTGGAGAGCCTCTTTAATAGGATCATTATTGAGGCCCTTAATAAGCACCGGGGCAATAAGGCTCAAACAGCGCGTTACCTGGGCATATCCCGTCATTCTCTTTACACCAGGCTGGAAAAAATTAAAAGGCAAAAGAAATGA
- the fabF gene encoding beta-ketoacyl-ACP synthase II → MQNRVVVTGLGVISPIGTGKNNFRTALEKGKVGVDKLTRFDASGYRTGIAAEVKDFKADKYMDAEMAGRMPGFCQFALGAASEAIADAGLNTEKEDRQRMGVFMGTSRGGIAALEEFETQAGSLEDLQPGSTSTYPFLYCFPNAATSVVAGMAGAQGPSGTVMVACASGSAVIGNAFRVLQRGDADVIIAGGTEAPLSPLIFAGTCASRAMSTLNESPQKASRPFDKNRDGYVMGEGAGMVVLETLQHALNRDATIYGEITGYGLTCDAYHITAPDPDGRGGAGAMSLALSEGGVSPADVDYLNAHGTSTLLNDRNETLSIKQVFGTHAYSLPVSSTKSMTGHLLGAAGAVEFIACLLAMENSFIPPTVNYETPDLECDLDFVPNRARKCNLNLVMSNSLGFGGHNASLLIKKYVD, encoded by the coding sequence ATGCAAAACCGGGTGGTTGTGACCGGATTAGGGGTTATATCGCCCATTGGCACCGGTAAAAACAATTTCCGGACAGCCCTGGAAAAGGGGAAGGTGGGCGTAGATAAACTCACGCGGTTTGATGCTTCGGGGTATCGGACCGGCATAGCGGCAGAAGTTAAAGATTTTAAGGCAGATAAATATATGGATGCGGAAATGGCCGGCCGGATGCCCGGGTTCTGTCAATTTGCCCTGGGCGCCGCCTCCGAGGCTATTGCTGATGCCGGGCTGAACACGGAAAAAGAAGACCGGCAGCGAATGGGAGTGTTTATGGGAACCAGCAGGGGAGGGATAGCCGCCTTGGAGGAGTTTGAAACACAGGCGGGTTCTTTAGAAGACTTGCAACCCGGTTCTACAAGTACATATCCTTTTCTATATTGTTTCCCCAATGCCGCTACCTCCGTTGTTGCCGGTATGGCCGGTGCTCAGGGCCCTTCCGGTACGGTGATGGTGGCCTGCGCCTCGGGCAGCGCGGTTATCGGCAACGCATTTCGCGTTCTGCAGCGGGGAGATGCGGATGTAATCATAGCCGGGGGCACCGAAGCCCCCCTTTCACCGCTAATTTTTGCCGGTACCTGTGCCTCCAGGGCCATGTCCACCCTCAATGAAAGCCCGCAAAAGGCCAGCCGCCCCTTTGATAAAAACCGGGACGGCTATGTAATGGGCGAAGGGGCCGGAATGGTGGTGCTGGAAACACTACAGCACGCTCTAAACCGGGATGCAACCATATATGGTGAAATTACCGGGTATGGTTTAACCTGTGACGCCTACCATATTACTGCTCCCGACCCGGACGGCAGGGGAGGTGCCGGGGCCATGAGCCTTGCCCTTTCGGAGGGCGGAGTTTCGCCGGCGGATGTTGACTATTTAAATGCCCACGGAACATCCACACTACTGAACGACCGTAATGAAACACTCAGTATCAAGCAGGTTTTTGGTACTCATGCTTACTCCCTGCCGGTGAGTTCAACCAAATCAATGACCGGACACCTTTTGGGCGCGGCCGGGGCGGTGGAATTTATTGCCTGCCTGCTGGCCATGGAAAACAGCTTTATTCCCCCCACCGTTAATTATGAAACCCCAGACCTGGAATGCGACCTGGATTTTGTACCCAACCGGGCCCGAAA
- a CDS encoding helix-turn-helix transcriptional regulator gives MKIPNQKNENAQLQAVITVNYRELQVNPKAIREFRTKYGLNQNELAQVLGITRQNLSYYEREIRALPEKIAMRILKIWEQKSKF, from the coding sequence ATAAAAATACCGAATCAAAAAAATGAGAATGCACAACTGCAGGCTGTGATTACAGTGAATTACAGGGAGCTACAGGTTAATCCCAAGGCAATAAGGGAGTTTAGGACCAAATATGGTTTAAACCAAAACGAATTGGCCCAGGTTCTAGGCATTACCAGGCAAAACCTTTCTTACTACGAGAGAGAGATACGTGCCTTACCTGAAAAAATAGCTATGCGAATACTTAAAATATGGGAGCAGAAATCCAAGTTCTAA
- a CDS encoding aminopeptidase P family protein — translation MNLPNIEIRYTPKEELTSRISRFQQSLLEKDIDGALILQKADLFYFSGTCQNAHLFIPAHGEPVLIVRKSLKRAKEESALDNIITQHPKDMFKNIINLVGSKGRIGLEMDVLPAKLFLKYQSALSPLEVVDASNIIRKARMIKSLYEIDRLRETARLNNLMFSEISNVLKEGITEVELASKLESVYRINGHQGAIRMRGFNQELFYGHLMSGWNLSYPSFFDGPTGGTGLNPSYPQSAGFKVIGRNEPVMVDYVGNLNGYMVDQARIFCIGSLPDKLVKAYDVALQIRDKVAEAAKPGVNGKDLFETAYNIAAKNGFQDHFMGYEDRISFIAHGIGIELDELPVLAKNFDMVLQSGMVFAMEPKFIFPEEGAVGIEDTFVVTDEGLEQISYFDDSIHCLPILR, via the coding sequence ATGAATTTACCTAATATCGAAATTCGTTATACCCCTAAGGAGGAATTGACCTCCAGGATCAGCAGGTTTCAGCAGAGCCTTTTGGAGAAAGACATTGATGGTGCATTAATACTACAGAAGGCAGATTTGTTCTATTTCAGCGGCACATGTCAAAATGCCCATCTGTTTATTCCCGCCCATGGTGAGCCGGTTTTAATTGTGAGGAAAAGTTTAAAAAGGGCAAAAGAGGAAAGTGCTCTTGACAATATAATTACCCAACATCCCAAGGATATGTTTAAAAATATAATTAATTTAGTAGGTAGTAAGGGAAGAATAGGCTTGGAGATGGATGTGCTTCCGGCCAAATTATTCTTAAAATATCAAAGTGCATTATCTCCTTTGGAAGTTGTTGACGCTTCCAATATCATTCGTAAGGCAAGGATGATAAAGTCACTTTATGAAATAGATAGGCTTAGGGAGACAGCACGCCTCAATAACTTGATGTTCTCAGAAATATCGAATGTTTTGAAAGAAGGCATAACCGAGGTGGAACTGGCGAGCAAGCTGGAGTCTGTTTACAGAATTAATGGCCATCAGGGAGCCATTCGCATGAGAGGTTTCAATCAAGAATTATTTTATGGTCATTTGATGTCAGGATGGAATTTATCATACCCCAGCTTTTTTGACGGCCCCACCGGTGGTACCGGGCTCAACCCGTCATATCCGCAAAGTGCCGGGTTTAAAGTCATAGGCCGCAATGAACCTGTGATGGTGGATTATGTAGGAAACCTCAACGGTTATATGGTTGATCAAGCAAGAATTTTCTGTATCGGATCGTTACCCGACAAGCTTGTCAAAGCCTATGATGTTGCCCTGCAGATTAGGGACAAAGTAGCAGAGGCAGCTAAACCGGGTGTTAACGGAAAAGACCTTTTTGAAACTGCCTACAATATAGCTGCAAAAAACGGCTTCCAGGACCATTTTATGGGCTATGAGGATAGGATAAGTTTCATTGCCCACGGTATAGGAATAGAGCTCGACGAATTGCCGGTTCTGGCCAAGAACTTTGACATGGTTCTCCAATCAGGCATGGTGTTTGCCATGGAGCCTAAGTTTATATTCCCCGAAGAAGGGGCTGTGGGAATCGAAGATACATTTGTAGTTACTGATGAGGGTCTGGAGCAGATCTCATACTTTGATGATTCTATTCATTGTTTGCCAATCCTCAGATGA
- a CDS encoding 3-hydroxyacyl-[acyl-carrier-protein] dehydratase FabZ, which produces MDVREIEGIIPHRYPFLLVEGISELIPGSWAVGHKRVSAGEFFLQDGPGGKQVLPRALVLEAMAQVGAVAFLSHPLYRGKSTLLAGINEAAFMRDVAAGDEIRLEAEVTKIKGNIGKRKCRALVRDVLVAKADILFALI; this is translated from the coding sequence ATGGATGTAAGGGAAATTGAAGGCATAATCCCTCACCGTTACCCTTTCCTGCTGGTGGAAGGGATAAGTGAGCTAATACCCGGCAGCTGGGCCGTGGGACACAAACGGGTTTCCGCCGGCGAATTTTTCTTGCAGGACGGGCCGGGTGGCAAACAAGTATTACCCAGGGCACTGGTTTTGGAAGCCATGGCCCAGGTGGGGGCGGTGGCCTTTTTAAGTCACCCTCTGTACCGGGGCAAAAGCACCCTTCTGGCCGGAATTAACGAAGCTGCTTTTATGAGAGATGTGGCGGCAGGAGATGAAATCCGCCTGGAAGCCGAAGTAACGAAGATTAAAGGGAATATCGGCAAAAGAAAATGCCGGGCGCTGGTGAGAGATGTTTTAGTGGCCAAAGCAGATATTTTATTTGCCTTAATTTGA
- a CDS encoding 6-carboxyhexanoate--CoA ligase, protein MQNLYSIRMRAARGGAHEDGGRHISGAERIVPKDKIPAVLQQLYSRAEKHQLGRPDFINITVESLSGREVNRVTSLPVYTLGCRDYPEGRRLAVKVLELKGIPPRVIEKGFSCLLGDSPSGTGENMRGAILLDINTGRRLEADPGRGVRASRMDYHPDVTPDLSEQLDEFGLNNDHVREALCLATKVANLPGIVAELCWSDDPGYTAGYVAAADTGYIRFPHLKARGNRRGGRIFFVDPGRAKPKDIIGKLEQKIYIITALGPVHGEITLEELKRSIRLNEIHQRRTVLS, encoded by the coding sequence ATGCAAAATCTGTATAGCATCAGAATGCGGGCAGCCCGGGGTGGTGCCCATGAGGACGGGGGCAGACATATCTCCGGAGCGGAAAGAATAGTTCCGAAAGACAAAATTCCGGCTGTTTTGCAACAGCTGTATTCCCGGGCCGAAAAACATCAACTGGGTCGTCCCGATTTTATTAATATAACCGTTGAATCTTTATCCGGAAGGGAGGTTAATAGGGTAACTTCCCTTCCGGTTTATACCTTGGGTTGCCGGGATTATCCGGAAGGCCGTAGGTTGGCCGTCAAGGTATTGGAGCTGAAGGGAATACCACCCCGGGTAATTGAAAAAGGTTTTTCCTGCCTTTTGGGGGACAGCCCCTCCGGCACCGGTGAAAACATGCGGGGGGCTATTTTGCTGGATATAAATACGGGGCGTCGCCTGGAAGCTGACCCGGGCCGGGGTGTCAGGGCCTCTCGCATGGACTACCACCCGGATGTGACCCCAGATCTATCTGAGCAGTTAGATGAGTTTGGTTTAAATAACGACCACGTCCGGGAAGCACTGTGCCTGGCCACCAAGGTAGCCAATCTTCCCGGAATAGTGGCCGAATTATGCTGGTCGGACGACCCTGGTTATACAGCCGGCTACGTTGCTGCGGCAGACACAGGCTATATCCGGTTCCCCCATTTAAAAGCAAGGGGCAACCGCCGTGGCGGCAGGATTTTTTTCGTTGACCCCGGCCGGGCGAAACCGAAAGACATAATTGGAAAACTGGAGCAGAAAATATACATAATCACAGCACTGGGCCCTGTTCACGGGGAAATCACTCTGGAAGAGCTCAAAAGGAGCATAAGATTAAATGAAATTCATCAAAGAAGAACTGTGTTATCTTGA